GTGCCCTCCTCGCTGATCAGGGTGATCTGCGCCGTGGTCAGCGCCTGCGCCGCGCCGCCCTCGCCGTCGTATCCGCCGCCGTAATAGTTGACGTAGACCAGGTACTGGCCCTTGAGCGGGGTCGGCGAGGCAATCATTTCCGGGCCGAAGCCGCTGGTCACGTCGACATCCAATGCCGCGCCATTGGCCAGCGAGCGCTCGCCGTACCAGACATGCCCGCCGTCCGGGGTCACCAAGTGCAGGTCGAGGTCGCTGTTGTCGCTGTCCCAGGACAGCACCACGCGCAGCTTGGCCGGCGTCTCGCCGCTGCCCTGGTTGTAGAACTGCACGCGGCGCACCTGCTGGCCATCCGGGCTGCGCACCTCGACGTTGTTGCTGCCGGCCGGGAACACGAACGGCCGGTCAAAGCCGCCATCCTCCTGCACCTTGAGCGGCATGCTGATGCCGTTGACGATCAGCCGCGCCGGCGCGCCCTCGACCTTGGCCGTGTTCTTGATCTGGCCGAGGATACGCGCGGTGTCGGCCTGATCCGGTGCGCTGTTGACCGAGGAGGCCGGGTAGTTGACCTGCTGGACGAAGTGCGCGCCCTCCGCCGAACCCTGGCGCCAGCCGGCGCGCGGG
The window above is part of the Pseudomonas alcaligenes genome. Proteins encoded here:
- a CDS encoding YfaP family protein gives rise to the protein MTFRLHPVALFLLGLLPLTANAEIRLDTPRAGWRQGSAEGAHFVQQVNYPASSVNSAPDQADTARILGQIKNTAKVEGAPARLIVNGISMPLKVQEDGGFDRPFVFPAGSNNVEVRSPDGQQVRRVQFYNQGSGETPAKLRVVLSWDSDNSDLDLHLVTPDGGHVWYGERSLANGAALDVDVTSGFGPEMIASPTPLKGQYLVYVNYYGGGYDGEGGAAQALTTAQITLISEEGTPNEKQQSFLVPMRAPGELTLVKQFSYP